A genomic window from Leptospira bandrabouensis includes:
- a CDS encoding LIC12587 family lipoprotein, whose product MKSILPLTLILALVVAFENCASNQGNQKLGVSKVNTGSHLAQIESIDADLKSLSLSDESRDKLIIRKGKLLLDLGKYDETIATLNQVNQAKSNPVQLSEWNLTMGKAYVGKNEYSKAIQFLNQSERLDKNTNLMERKKLVVQSLVAEREYYPALATLTKTYTKGNQKKDEFYFETAAKTYLKMGFEYKNTGFYQKGLQVANLGLEEFPNNETLKSIQKECLEVLQPEGKL is encoded by the coding sequence ATGAAATCGATTCTCCCACTAACCCTCATTTTGGCGTTGGTAGTGGCATTTGAAAATTGTGCATCAAATCAAGGAAACCAAAAACTAGGAGTTTCCAAAGTAAATACCGGGTCTCATTTGGCCCAAATCGAATCTATCGATGCTGATCTCAAATCCCTCTCCCTATCTGACGAATCCCGAGACAAATTAATCATCCGAAAAGGAAAACTATTACTCGATCTTGGAAAATATGATGAGACCATTGCCACTCTCAACCAAGTAAACCAAGCAAAATCGAATCCAGTCCAACTCTCTGAGTGGAATCTCACTATGGGGAAGGCCTATGTGGGAAAAAACGAATACTCAAAAGCCATTCAATTCTTAAACCAATCAGAGCGTTTGGATAAAAACACAAATCTGATGGAACGTAAAAAACTAGTGGTGCAGTCCCTAGTGGCAGAAAGGGAATATTATCCAGCACTTGCTACCCTTACAAAAACTTATACCAAAGGGAACCAAAAGAAAGATGAATTCTATTTTGAAACTGCTGCGAAAACTTATTTAAAGATGGGTTTCGAGTATAAGAATACAGGATTTTACCAAAAAGGTTTGCAAGTTGCCAATTTAGGATTAGAAGAATTTCCAAACAATGAAACTCTGAAGTCCATTCAGAAAGAATGTTTGGAAGTGTTGCAGCCGGAGGGCAAACTCTAA
- a CDS encoding glutathione S-transferase family protein, protein MKLYGSITSPFVRRIRFICSEMGIPFTLVDTMTEAGQKELRDKNPLWKVPYVEIDDVKIWDSHTIIDYLFETKGSGNFRPKSGPHHYREANLQTAIDQALDNAILIFYLNKEGIKPDAAPYLTKNALRISSILNYIKQELNGNFFFTDGKVGLSEIALYTTLDWIRFRSVLPVEEDPIFAGFLNFHGQNKSWKETAPK, encoded by the coding sequence ATGAAATTATATGGTAGCATCACTTCACCTTTTGTAAGAAGGATTCGATTCATCTGTTCGGAAATGGGTATTCCCTTTACCTTAGTCGACACGATGACGGAAGCCGGTCAAAAAGAACTTCGGGATAAAAACCCTCTCTGGAAAGTTCCCTATGTGGAAATCGACGATGTAAAAATTTGGGATAGCCATACCATCATCGATTATCTTTTTGAAACCAAAGGGTCAGGCAATTTTAGACCAAAATCGGGTCCTCACCACTACCGGGAAGCTAATTTACAGACAGCCATTGACCAAGCCTTAGATAATGCCATTTTGATTTTTTATTTAAATAAAGAAGGAATCAAACCGGATGCTGCACCGTATCTCACAAAAAATGCCCTTAGAATCAGTTCCATTTTGAATTACATTAAACAGGAGTTAAATGGTAATTTTTTCTTTACCGATGGCAAAGTAGGACTTTCTGAAATTGCTCTGTATACAACTCTCGATTGGATTCGGTTCCGTTCTGTTTTACCAGTCGAGGAGGACCCCATTTTTGCCGGTTTTCTCAACTTCCACGGGCAAAACAAATCTTGGAAGGAAACCGCTCCTAAGTAA
- a CDS encoding ATP-dependent helicase, with product MKLNAAQMEAVSTIQGPLLVFAGAGSGKTRVITNRIAHMVEGVKIPAGKIVALSFTNKSAKEMAERLRKMVPREKLKGITLSTFHSLGLKILKEHITKLGYNETFLLFNGTDQEAFVSDLLKSKRLDPKKVPPKEILRRISYAKNTQVHPKDNGLTGEFDLVAAEVFSMYEEGLKEKNAIDFDDLILLPKRLLAEFPEIAAYYQRKHEYFLVDEFQDTNQLQYEFLSLFRGKSDNLCVVGDDDQSIYAFRGSNVQLILNFEREFPHAKVVRLLENYRSTSLIIQAANSLIQNNKGRKEKTLYSRIPSAERVEYYETADEREEAIFVAGRIQSLLIKNEFKGKEIAILFRTNFQSRPFEEELRNRSIPYKVVGGYNFFDRKEIRDCISYLRYVANPKDDYSLLRIINYPKRGIGPGTMQKLQEEAFTHKLSLYEIFHKMIESPDYLPEIKAKVRQEIYQFVEMVDAFKKKFAMSPKLAPVLREMITQIGFEREISLEETEEKVVKARIYNLSELVNMLSFFEDEEGREGKATIFDFLQRLVLLMEDEPKEDEEDRRVQLLTMHQSKGLEYDLVFLVGLEEGILPNSRVIEEEGEVVDEERRLLYVGMTRPRRKLYLTSARTRRKFGEQIESAPSRFLNELSQDAVLFFPMETKDRDTETKNFLEELDKLKVG from the coding sequence ATGAAATTAAATGCGGCACAAATGGAAGCAGTTTCTACCATCCAAGGTCCACTTCTGGTCTTTGCCGGTGCCGGTTCGGGAAAAACCAGGGTCATCACCAACCGAATCGCCCATATGGTGGAAGGGGTAAAAATCCCTGCCGGCAAAATTGTAGCTCTATCATTTACCAATAAAAGTGCTAAAGAGATGGCAGAACGCCTTAGGAAAATGGTTCCCCGGGAAAAACTCAAAGGGATCACCCTTTCCACCTTTCATTCGTTAGGTTTAAAGATTTTAAAAGAACATATTACCAAACTTGGTTATAACGAAACTTTTTTATTATTCAATGGAACCGACCAAGAAGCCTTTGTTTCGGATCTTTTAAAGTCCAAACGTCTGGATCCGAAAAAAGTTCCTCCAAAAGAAATCCTTCGCCGCATTTCCTATGCTAAAAATACCCAAGTGCATCCAAAGGACAATGGGCTTACAGGTGAGTTTGATCTTGTTGCCGCAGAAGTTTTTTCTATGTATGAAGAAGGCCTTAAAGAAAAAAATGCCATCGATTTTGATGATCTGATTCTTCTTCCCAAACGTCTGTTAGCTGAATTTCCTGAAATTGCTGCTTATTACCAAAGAAAACACGAATACTTTCTTGTGGATGAATTCCAAGACACAAACCAACTCCAATATGAGTTTTTATCATTATTTCGTGGGAAAAGTGACAACCTTTGTGTGGTAGGGGATGATGACCAAAGTATTTATGCTTTCCGTGGCTCCAATGTCCAACTCATCCTTAACTTCGAAAGAGAATTCCCTCACGCCAAAGTGGTGAGACTTCTCGAAAACTACCGTTCTACATCACTCATCATCCAAGCCGCAAACTCTCTCATCCAAAACAACAAAGGCCGTAAAGAAAAAACCCTCTATAGCCGGATCCCTTCTGCAGAACGAGTGGAATATTATGAAACTGCTGATGAAAGGGAAGAGGCAATTTTTGTCGCAGGAAGGATCCAATCCTTACTCATCAAAAATGAATTTAAGGGAAAAGAAATTGCCATCCTTTTTCGCACCAATTTCCAATCCCGGCCTTTTGAAGAGGAACTCCGAAACCGCAGTATCCCTTATAAAGTCGTGGGTGGATATAATTTCTTTGATCGGAAAGAAATTAGAGATTGTATTTCTTATTTGCGGTATGTAGCCAATCCTAAGGATGATTATTCACTTCTTCGCATCATCAATTACCCAAAACGGGGGATTGGTCCAGGCACCATGCAAAAACTCCAAGAGGAAGCCTTCACTCACAAACTTTCACTCTACGAGATCTTTCATAAAATGATTGAGAGTCCTGACTATTTACCCGAAATAAAAGCTAAGGTCAGACAAGAAATCTACCAATTCGTAGAAATGGTGGACGCTTTTAAAAAGAAATTTGCCATGTCACCGAAATTGGCCCCAGTGCTTAGGGAAATGATCACCCAAATCGGTTTTGAGAGGGAAATCTCTCTAGAAGAAACCGAAGAGAAAGTGGTCAAAGCCCGGATCTACAACCTAAGTGAACTTGTGAACATGTTGTCCTTTTTTGAAGACGAAGAGGGCCGTGAGGGCAAGGCTACGATTTTTGACTTTTTACAGAGGCTTGTCCTCCTCATGGAAGATGAACCCAAAGAGGACGAAGAAGATCGTCGTGTGCAACTTTTGACCATGCACCAGTCCAAAGGGTTGGAATACGATTTAGTTTTTTTAGTGGGACTGGAAGAGGGAATTTTACCGAACTCACGTGTTATAGAAGAAGAAGGGGAAGTAGTCGATGAAGAAAGACGGCTTCTCTACGTGGGTATGACTCGCCCAAGACGAAAATTGTACTTGACTTCGGCTCGTACAAGACGCAAATTTGGGGAGCAAATCGAGAGTGCCCCCTCTCGGTTTTTAAATGAGCTGTCTCAGGACGCTGTTCTTTTTTTCCCTATGGAAACGAAGGATAGAGACACGGAAACTAAGAATTTCTTAGAGGAATTAGACAAACTAAAGGTAGGCTAA